In Liquorilactobacillus nagelii DSM 13675, the following proteins share a genomic window:
- a CDS encoding ImmA/IrrE family metallo-endopeptidase → MDIEGDVKELINEFNTANPYRLIKYLDIGLIETMLPAKTWGMTVSSFGATTIMVNSFLNMNQQRFTLAHELGHAIEHPGVSTSFLRNYSKGVQIPKIEAEANYFAFDLLLYGLNEYGGCFNKYDIVRGLSLSDSMARFIK, encoded by the coding sequence TTGGACATTGAAGGAGATGTTAAAGAACTAATAAATGAATTTAATACAGCTAATCCATATCGGCTCATAAAGTATTTAGACATTGGATTAATTGAGACTATGTTGCCAGCGAAGACTTGGGGAATGACTGTTAGCAGTTTTGGGGCAACCACTATCATGGTTAATTCATTTTTAAATATGAATCAGCAACGTTTTACTCTGGCTCACGAGCTTGGTCACGCAATCGAACATCCTGGGGTTTCAACATCCTTTTTAAGAAATTACTCCAAAGGTGTTCAAATACCAAAGATTGAGGCTGAAGCTAATTATTTTGCTTTTGATTTACTGCTCTATGGATTAAACGAATACGGGGGGTGTTTTAACAAATATGATATTGTCCGTGGTTTAAGCTTATCTGATTCAATGGCTAGATTTATAAAATAA
- a CDS encoding helix-turn-helix domain-containing protein → MTILGRIKKLADEQKMPLVEIEEKSGLAKNAIYKLDRQTPRVDKIEKIASTLGTSVDYLLGRTNDRFASGSIDQTDIGKQADALLAGLDLNTSVNYYGEPMTDDQKQQLKTAILLALEMNKKKAEKKNKAGD, encoded by the coding sequence ATGACAATACTAGGTCGTATTAAAAAATTAGCTGATGAACAAAAGATGCCTTTGGTTGAAATTGAAGAAAAATCGGGACTTGCTAAAAATGCAATTTATAAATTAGATCGTCAAACTCCTAGAGTTGACAAGATTGAAAAAATAGCAAGTACATTGGGCACTTCAGTAGATTATTTACTAGGTCGCACTAACGATCGTTTTGCTTCGGGTAGTATCGATCAAACCGATATTGGCAAACAAGCTGATGCATTGCTCGCTGGATTAGATCTAAATACATCTGTTAACTACTATGGCGAACCAATGACTGATGATCAGAAACAACAACTTAAAACAGCTATTTTGTTAGCTCTTGAAATGAATAAGAAAAAAGCAGAAAAGAAAAATAAAGCAGGTGATTAA
- a CDS encoding helix-turn-helix domain-containing protein has translation MNNLFSQDFENQLIDYFKSLANTAFTEVCTEHSNQSEYLTKAEAAKLLKCSEKTVKKLVDEYALPEIKADHFIRYKKSDVENLMEQLKC, from the coding sequence ATGAATAATTTATTTAGTCAAGATTTTGAAAACCAGTTGATTGATTATTTTAAATCGTTAGCTAATACCGCTTTTACCGAAGTCTGCACAGAACATTCTAACCAAAGCGAGTATCTGACTAAGGCAGAAGCTGCAAAGCTACTCAAATGTTCTGAAAAGACGGTTAAAAAGCTCGTTGATGAATATGCTTTACCAGAGATTAAAGCAGATCATTTTATTAGATATAAAAAATCTGATGTTGAAAATCTGATGGAGCAATTGAAATGTTAA
- a CDS encoding DEAD/DEAH box helicase, whose translation MLKLYEHQKLALTYLRLNNSFALFMEQGTGKTIPTLVRVHELIEKGKINSCLVVAPKSALGAWERDTELFEPEQQARLNQTITLVNYDKVWRVKNKFNQFDHDWGCIILDESHFIKNRTSQRAKFLLKLATKAKYRYILTGTPIGNGQLENIWSQFTFLEPELVKGRVHSKIFGGSYYDWQDKYCLLNQYYRPAAYKHVSELQNIIEEHSYRVTKDECLDLPDKLPDELLPIELAEKKLYKEMAKTSAIAKMEILAENPLSRLLKLRQICSGFMTDNLGKLIELKTNKLQALDDFLESFDRKLVIFAEFKYSIKQIERLLTKKKIKFVVLDGQQKNKLIWRQFQSNESIKVIIVQYQSGSAGIDLYSADTVIYYEPTLRSTTLEQSRDRIHRTGQKHKCSYIHFITKGTVEEQIYKALSSFQDFNEKLFTEYMESYQKSFYKARKK comes from the coding sequence ATGTTAAAGCTATATGAACATCAGAAACTAGCATTAACGTATTTACGTTTAAATAATTCCTTTGCGTTGTTTATGGAACAAGGCACAGGGAAAACAATACCAACACTGGTAAGAGTCCACGAACTAATAGAAAAAGGAAAGATCAACAGTTGCTTGGTGGTTGCACCCAAATCAGCCTTAGGAGCATGGGAGCGTGATACTGAATTATTTGAACCTGAGCAGCAAGCTAGATTGAATCAAACAATAACATTGGTTAATTATGATAAAGTTTGGCGAGTTAAAAATAAGTTTAATCAATTCGATCATGATTGGGGTTGCATCATTTTAGACGAATCACATTTCATAAAAAATAGAACATCCCAACGAGCTAAGTTCTTATTGAAATTAGCAACTAAAGCCAAATACCGATATATCTTGACTGGCACTCCAATTGGTAATGGACAACTGGAAAACATCTGGTCACAATTTACTTTTTTAGAACCTGAACTGGTAAAAGGTCGAGTTCATTCAAAAATATTCGGTGGCAGTTACTACGATTGGCAAGATAAGTATTGTCTATTAAATCAATATTATCGACCAGCAGCATATAAGCACGTTTCAGAACTTCAAAATATCATTGAAGAACATAGTTACCGAGTTACTAAAGATGAGTGTTTGGATTTGCCGGATAAATTACCAGATGAGTTATTGCCAATTGAATTAGCTGAAAAGAAGTTATATAAGGAAATGGCTAAGACATCGGCAATCGCTAAAATGGAGATTCTAGCAGAAAATCCATTGAGCAGACTGCTAAAACTAAGACAGATTTGTTCAGGATTTATGACTGATAACCTTGGAAAATTGATTGAACTTAAAACTAATAAGCTGCAAGCACTAGATGATTTCTTAGAAAGCTTTGATAGAAAGTTAGTTATCTTCGCTGAATTTAAATATTCGATTAAGCAAATTGAACGATTATTAACTAAAAAGAAAATTAAATTTGTAGTTTTGGACGGTCAGCAAAAAAATAAATTAATCTGGCGCCAGTTCCAAAGCAATGAATCAATTAAAGTGATAATTGTTCAGTATCAAAGTGGATCAGCAGGAATCGATTTATATTCAGCCGACACAGTTATTTATTACGAACCGACTTTAAGATCAACTACTTTAGAGCAAAGTCGTGACCGAATCCACCGAACAGGTCAAAAGCATAAATGTTCTTATATCCATTTCATTACTAAAGGAACAGTTGAAGAACAGATTTATAAGGCTTTGAGTAGTTTTCAAGACTTTAACGAAAAGTTGTTTACGGAGTATATGGAAAGCTATCAGAAGTCGTTTTACAAGGCGAGAAAGAAGTGA
- a CDS encoding ERF family protein: MDIIIYDIEVFKDDWLVIAKDPQTNGMRVIHNNNAEVKDLFSIPDVVYGGFNNKHYDDWIIHTMLLGGDNHEVKKHNDWIISGKNPWEFPFIQFHKKQFKSFDLRDDLPINLSLKAIEANLNQSIVETGVDFNIQRKLTADELATEIKYCTSDVENTCRLYQQRKKYLESKVLVGKLKGISANEAIGLTNAKLTARFLDAKKQSHDDEFSYPIPSNLRIGKYERVLDFFKDPVNYTKSILNGCLVAEKRPRKAQSLKRQLKELDEKGVYGTQLETKIAEVPHVYGWGGLHGAIPNYFKQADNQHKMVIVDVSSYYPSLMIQYDLISRNTPSPAGFKSVYERRIAAKNAGDSATAGALKLVLNTTYGASKNKYNDLFDPRQANGVCIHGQLFLTDLIDKLESVESFELIQSNTDGLVIKFKNEDESAIEEVLTEWEHRTKMSLERTIVKAIAQKDVNNYVMKKGEAYVYQDSKKLVIEPDENKIKTKGGYVSLFKGGDFKNKSLVAVHKAVVNYFMNGISPEETIQRDSEVIDFQMIAKTGSTYDHTIQDNSDKELQVQKVNRVYAAKDENLGTLYKIKKNRRKDKIAGLPEHCLIDNQGKIKLDQIDTQFYIKMAKSRIEDYIGKKKKRSRKMVVRKTAATKAVDISKLNIYEKINAVRKEFLDAKVQKSGTNRFAEYKYYELGDIVPVALPLMIKYHLAHEITFSGDFAKMRVIDSDSMVKTENGLSVFDFVEYTSPMVDLIAKGMNAIQALGAVETYQRRYLYMSFLDVIEQDQFDSGVADKEESKTEPKAKTVTKKTTHKAPASITERKEAKKEITKPADAMDETQKKALINGLKKLRSKDDKYETWIGKAKSKIEKGLSKKGAEKLLILIGDKVAE; encoded by the coding sequence TTGGACATAATAATTTATGATATCGAAGTTTTTAAAGATGATTGGTTGGTTATTGCTAAAGACCCTCAAACTAATGGGATGAGAGTTATTCATAACAATAACGCGGAAGTTAAAGACTTATTTAGTATTCCGGATGTGGTTTATGGTGGTTTTAATAACAAACACTATGATGATTGGATAATCCATACAATGTTACTCGGTGGTGATAATCACGAAGTTAAAAAGCACAATGATTGGATTATTTCAGGCAAGAATCCTTGGGAGTTCCCATTTATCCAGTTTCATAAAAAGCAATTTAAAAGTTTTGATTTACGTGATGATTTACCAATTAATTTGAGTTTGAAAGCCATTGAAGCCAATTTGAATCAGTCAATAGTGGAAACAGGTGTTGATTTTAATATTCAACGCAAACTAACAGCTGATGAATTAGCAACTGAAATTAAATACTGTACATCCGATGTTGAAAATACTTGTCGACTTTATCAGCAACGAAAAAAGTACCTGGAATCAAAAGTCTTAGTTGGCAAGTTAAAAGGTATATCGGCAAATGAAGCAATCGGACTAACCAATGCAAAACTAACAGCACGGTTTTTAGATGCTAAAAAACAAAGTCATGATGATGAGTTTAGTTATCCAATTCCTAGTAACCTTAGAATAGGCAAATACGAGCGTGTGCTTGATTTTTTTAAGGACCCGGTTAATTATACCAAGTCTATCTTAAACGGTTGCTTAGTGGCTGAAAAACGACCGAGAAAGGCACAATCTCTTAAACGCCAATTAAAAGAGTTAGATGAAAAAGGCGTTTACGGAACTCAGCTTGAAACTAAAATAGCTGAAGTACCTCACGTATATGGTTGGGGCGGTCTTCATGGGGCAATCCCTAATTACTTTAAGCAAGCTGATAATCAACACAAGATGGTCATAGTTGATGTTTCAAGTTACTATCCAAGTTTGATGATTCAATATGATTTAATTTCAAGAAATACGCCATCGCCAGCAGGATTTAAATCAGTGTACGAACGTCGGATAGCTGCTAAAAATGCAGGTGATTCGGCAACAGCTGGAGCGTTAAAGTTAGTACTTAACACAACCTATGGGGCATCAAAAAATAAGTACAATGATCTGTTTGATCCACGGCAAGCAAACGGGGTTTGCATCCACGGTCAATTATTCTTAACAGATTTAATCGACAAACTAGAATCAGTTGAAAGTTTTGAACTTATCCAGTCAAACACCGATGGGCTTGTAATCAAGTTTAAAAACGAAGATGAATCGGCTATTGAGGAAGTTTTAACCGAGTGGGAACACCGCACCAAGATGAGCCTTGAAAGAACAATCGTTAAAGCTATAGCTCAAAAAGATGTAAATAATTACGTGATGAAAAAGGGTGAAGCTTATGTTTATCAAGACAGTAAAAAGTTAGTTATTGAGCCTGATGAAAATAAAATAAAAACCAAAGGTGGTTATGTATCACTATTTAAAGGTGGAGATTTTAAGAATAAATCGTTAGTAGCAGTACACAAAGCAGTCGTTAATTACTTTATGAATGGTATCTCACCCGAAGAAACGATTCAACGAGATTCCGAAGTAATTGACTTTCAAATGATTGCTAAAACCGGTTCAACCTATGATCATACGATCCAGGATAACAGTGACAAAGAATTACAAGTTCAAAAAGTTAACCGTGTCTATGCTGCTAAAGATGAGAATCTAGGAACACTTTACAAAATAAAAAAGAATCGTCGGAAAGATAAAATAGCTGGTTTGCCTGAACATTGTTTAATTGATAATCAGGGAAAAATTAAGTTAGACCAGATTGATACTCAATTTTATATCAAGATGGCTAAAAGTCGAATTGAAGATTACATTGGCAAGAAAAAGAAGAGGAGTCGGAAAATGGTAGTTAGAAAAACAGCCGCAACCAAAGCAGTAGATATTTCAAAGTTAAACATCTATGAAAAGATTAACGCAGTTCGAAAAGAGTTTTTAGATGCAAAAGTTCAAAAGTCTGGAACTAATCGTTTTGCTGAATATAAATATTACGAATTAGGCGATATTGTTCCAGTAGCATTGCCATTGATGATTAAATACCACTTAGCACATGAGATTACTTTCAGCGGTGATTTTGCCAAAATGCGAGTAATTGACAGTGATTCAATGGTTAAAACTGAAAATGGTTTATCCGTATTCGATTTCGTGGAATATACATCACCAATGGTTGATTTGATCGCAAAAGGCATGAATGCTATTCAAGCTTTAGGGGCAGTTGAAACGTATCAACGTAGGTATTTGTACATGAGTTTCTTAGATGTAATTGAACAGGATCAATTTGATTCAGGCGTAGCTGATAAAGAAGAATCAAAAACAGAACCAAAGGCTAAGACAGTCACTAAGAAAACTACTCACAAAGCACCAGCAAGCATCACTGAACGAAAAGAAGCTAAGAAAGAAATCACTAAACCAGCTGATGCTATGGACGAAACACAAAAGAAAGCATTGATCAATGGGCTTAAAAAGTTGCGGTCCAAGGATGATAAATATGAAACTTGGATTGGCAAAGCTAAATCTAAGATTGAAAAAGGCTTAAGTAAAAAAGGTGCTGAAAAGTTATTAATTTTAATCGGAGATAAGGTGGCTGAATAA
- a CDS encoding YqaJ viral recombinase family protein, whose protein sequence is MTKNKYHFEDNHIVLDSMPKSFKKMTATRFAAALGLNRWTSPFQVWCALTRTWEQPFEDSIYTIAGKVIEPKIQKYLDQRFFMNVTIPEDVYGEDFFKKTWGDFFHNKKVFGGMWDALGHDDETGEDFVIEIKTTKRAEDWKDGAPEYYKLQAALYTYLLGLDKFVIPASFLIDANYDEPDNFVPSVENTAIFEYSLSEDYPNFEKDYIKPAKEFWKKYVESGISPDFDEKVDVEPLKALRTVEIADDSGFDKVLKEYDENQVKIADFMKEIQPALARQVELKDIIKKHLREQFKEDTKYAEVSSKHFTLKMTKSERHSVDSKKLKADGLFDKYSKTSQSFTLREMEKESD, encoded by the coding sequence ATGACTAAAAACAAATACCATTTTGAGGATAATCATATCGTTTTAGATTCAATGCCAAAAAGTTTTAAGAAAATGACCGCAACTAGATTTGCTGCAGCATTGGGGTTAAATCGTTGGACTAGTCCTTTTCAAGTTTGGTGTGCATTAACCCGGACTTGGGAACAACCATTTGAAGATTCAATTTATACAATCGCCGGCAAAGTGATTGAACCAAAAATTCAAAAATATTTAGACCAACGATTTTTCATGAATGTAACTATTCCGGAAGATGTTTACGGAGAAGACTTCTTTAAAAAGACTTGGGGAGATTTCTTTCATAACAAAAAAGTTTTTGGTGGTATGTGGGATGCGCTCGGTCATGATGATGAAACAGGCGAAGACTTTGTAATCGAAATTAAAACAACCAAGCGGGCCGAAGATTGGAAAGATGGTGCTCCGGAATATTACAAATTACAAGCAGCGCTTTATACTTACTTGCTTGGGTTAGACAAATTTGTTATACCCGCTAGTTTCTTAATTGATGCTAATTATGATGAACCGGACAACTTTGTTCCGTCAGTTGAAAATACAGCTATCTTTGAGTATTCCTTGTCAGAAGACTATCCAAATTTTGAGAAAGATTACATCAAACCGGCTAAAGAGTTTTGGAAAAAGTACGTTGAATCTGGTATTAGTCCTGATTTTGATGAAAAGGTTGATGTTGAACCATTAAAAGCATTACGTACCGTAGAAATTGCTGATGATTCAGGCTTTGACAAAGTACTAAAAGAATATGACGAGAATCAGGTTAAAATAGCTGATTTTATGAAAGAGATTCAACCGGCGTTGGCTCGACAAGTCGAATTAAAAGACATCATTAAAAAGCATTTGAGAGAACAATTTAAAGAAGATACTAAATATGCTGAAGTTTCAAGCAAGCATTTTACTTTGAAAATGACCAAATCTGAAAGACATTCAGTTGATTCTAAAAAGCTCAAAGCTGATGGTTTGTTTGATAAATATTCGAAGACTAGTCAATCGTTCACATTACGGGAAATGGAGAAAGAAAGTGATTAA
- a CDS encoding YopX family protein yields the protein MREIEFRVWDEELKHYLAGGIFPYMVSGFMRIDKNVVFLKSQNNTVIEQYTGLKDKSGKKKIFEGDILENKKYRSIVEFRGCAFSAKVIFDGKQTSQYFDLRGEASVSKKVGNIHENQELLDTRKEVK from the coding sequence ATGCGAGAAATTGAGTTTAGAGTATGGGATGAAGAACTTAAGCATTATCTAGCCGGTGGAATTTTTCCATATATGGTTAGTGGCTTTATGAGAATTGACAAGAACGTTGTATTTTTGAAATCACAAAATAACACGGTTATTGAACAATATACTGGTTTGAAAGACAAGAGCGGCAAGAAGAAAATCTTTGAAGGGGATATTTTAGAAAATAAAAAATATAGAAGTATTGTTGAATTTCGAGGTTGTGCATTTTCAGCTAAAGTAATTTTCGACGGCAAGCAAACTAGTCAGTATTTCGATTTAAGAGGAGAGGCTAGCGTATCAAAAAAAGTTGGCAATATTCATGAAAATCAAGAACTTTTAGACACAAGAAAGGAAGTTAAATAA
- a CDS encoding primase C-terminal domain-containing protein, whose translation MEFIILNDNKQPIHKFKDPSQTKTVQEVKDFDNYAVVVPKGYIVLDFDTTDDAEIMFNIVKELKLKSRVYKTKRGYHFWFKSSIQFKNFVKARLACGLYSDCRSGVNGDKRSYVVLKKNGTKRPVVNKVSLKDLDEVPVFLRPVSTPADKFNFKEMSNGDGRNQQLFSYIVYLQGQGFKKDEIKDTIQVINDFVFDDPLGEHELSQILRDESFKPEKEVKKMTSKKISGFKHNVFGNELIKQYHILTVNNQLYVYDDGFYQQDDRIIERKMIEMFPGIKQTQRNEVLAYIRIETHKNPADIKLNPYIINLKNTRLDVRTGEKLDFDYKQTEFDRIPVVYDPEAYNSDVDHMLDKVFAYA comes from the coding sequence TTGGAATTTATTATTTTAAATGATAATAAGCAACCAATTCATAAATTCAAAGACCCTAGTCAAACTAAGACAGTCCAAGAAGTTAAAGACTTTGATAATTATGCAGTAGTCGTACCTAAAGGTTATATTGTGCTTGACTTTGACACGACTGACGATGCTGAAATTATGTTTAACATTGTTAAAGAACTAAAGTTGAAAAGCAGGGTCTATAAAACTAAACGAGGTTATCATTTCTGGTTTAAATCCAGTATTCAGTTCAAGAACTTCGTTAAAGCTAGGCTTGCTTGTGGTTTATATTCTGACTGCCGTTCAGGTGTTAATGGCGATAAGCGATCATATGTTGTTTTAAAGAAAAATGGAACCAAACGTCCAGTTGTTAATAAAGTCAGCCTAAAAGACTTAGACGAAGTACCGGTTTTTCTAAGACCAGTTTCAACACCTGCTGACAAATTTAATTTTAAAGAAATGTCAAATGGTGATGGTCGGAATCAACAACTATTTAGTTACATTGTCTATCTACAGGGGCAAGGATTTAAAAAAGATGAAATCAAAGATACTATTCAAGTAATTAATGATTTTGTTTTTGATGATCCACTTGGTGAGCATGAGTTAAGTCAGATTTTGCGTGATGAATCATTTAAACCTGAAAAGGAAGTCAAAAAAATGACTTCTAAGAAAATTAGTGGGTTTAAGCATAACGTTTTTGGCAATGAATTAATCAAACAATATCATATTTTAACAGTCAATAATCAACTTTATGTTTATGATGATGGTTTTTATCAGCAAGATGACCGAATCATTGAACGTAAGATGATTGAAATGTTTCCTGGTATCAAACAGACCCAAAGAAATGAAGTTCTAGCCTACATCAGAATTGAAACCCATAAGAATCCAGCAGATATTAAGTTGAATCCGTATATCATAAATTTAAAAAATACACGATTAGATGTTAGGACTGGTGAAAAGCTTGATTTTGATTACAAACAAACTGAATTTGACCGAATCCCAGTGGTTTATGATCCTGAAGCTTATAATTCTGATGTTGATCATATGCTTGATAAGGTTTTTGCATATGCTTGA
- a CDS encoding DNA primase family protein yields MLDKVFVNDQEIRELFEEMLGYCFIKNTRYRKGFMFVGGGHNGKSTILDMIKNFLGKRNYSSIGLDELADRFKIAELEHKLANIGDDINNVSLKKTGTIKKLFTGNSITVERKGERPFELEPYAKMIFSANEIPRSYDKTEGFYSRLMFIPFDAEFSADDEDYDPNIEDKITTDNAMSYLLNIALKGIQRLMTKGEFTQPQRVLEVMNQYRTDNSTTLSWVADQEITLEQVLETPSSDLYSDFADWCKQSGIKANNVTGKKIFNRELIDKFDLERRQKQHGDGKRYFVVAL; encoded by the coding sequence ATGCTTGATAAGGTTTTTGTAAATGATCAAGAGATTCGAGAATTATTCGAGGAAATGCTTGGATATTGTTTCATTAAAAACACCAGGTATCGGAAAGGTTTTATGTTTGTAGGTGGTGGCCACAATGGAAAATCAACTATCTTAGATATGATTAAGAACTTCTTAGGTAAGAGAAACTACTCAAGTATTGGATTAGACGAATTAGCTGATAGATTCAAGATTGCTGAATTAGAACATAAATTAGCCAATATCGGTGATGATATCAACAATGTATCTCTCAAGAAAACTGGAACAATCAAAAAGTTGTTTACTGGTAATTCAATCACGGTTGAACGAAAAGGCGAGCGACCATTTGAACTAGAACCATATGCAAAAATGATTTTCTCAGCTAATGAGATTCCGCGTTCTTATGATAAAACAGAGGGTTTTTACAGCCGCTTAATGTTTATTCCATTCGATGCTGAATTTAGTGCTGATGATGAAGATTATGATCCAAATATTGAAGATAAGATTACTACCGACAATGCTATGAGTTATCTGTTAAATATCGCTTTAAAAGGTATTCAGCGATTAATGACCAAAGGTGAGTTTACTCAACCGCAACGAGTTTTAGAAGTCATGAATCAGTATAGGACAGATAACTCAACAACTTTAAGCTGGGTAGCGGACCAAGAAATAACTTTGGAACAAGTTTTAGAAACACCAAGTTCAGATTTATATTCAGATTTTGCAGATTGGTGTAAACAATCAGGAATCAAAGCTAATAACGTAACTGGTAAAAAGATATTTAACCGAGAATTGATTGATAAATTTGATTTAGAAAGACGTCAGAAACAGCATGGTGATGGTAAGCGATACTTTGTTGTTGCTCTTTAA
- a CDS encoding class I SAM-dependent methyltransferase — translation MKILDACCGSRMFWYYKQEPHTTYMDMRKSYEQLADGHIIDVNPDVQGDFRDMDFEDNTFDLVVFDPPHLIYAGKTSWLAKKYGVLPNTWQTTLLRGFDECRRVLKQNGVLIMKWNEDQIKTTEMLKAIAARPIFGDRRSKTRWLVFLKE, via the coding sequence ATGAAAATTCTAGATGCTTGTTGTGGTTCAAGAATGTTTTGGTATTACAAGCAAGAGCCACACACAACCTACATGGATATGCGAAAAAGTTATGAGCAATTAGCTGACGGACACATTATCGACGTTAATCCAGATGTCCAAGGAGATTTTAGAGATATGGACTTTGAGGACAATACTTTTGATTTAGTCGTTTTTGATCCACCGCACCTAATTTATGCGGGTAAAACATCATGGTTGGCCAAAAAATACGGAGTGTTGCCTAATACGTGGCAAACAACATTGCTAAGAGGTTTTGATGAGTGTCGAAGGGTTTTAAAGCAAAATGGTGTGTTAATCATGAAATGGAACGAAGACCAGATTAAGACCACTGAAATGCTAAAAGCTATTGCGGCCAGACCTATTTTTGGGGATAGGCGTAGCAAAACAAGATGGTTAGTGTTTTTGAAGGAGTGA
- a CDS encoding DUF3310 domain-containing protein, which translates to MNKYYLCRTYDSYRWLLERLKRKYYTWPFQNIWSDCGSNTMIRVDDETRRASYGNYLLYLTSGLINENPKTYIEVTDLMNDESITKPTYYAGDDGKDLFDRFESGLMTRQETIGFYKGNITKYVTRYAEKNGIEDLKKAQVYLGRLIEFEKLAENDDRIGAF; encoded by the coding sequence TTGAATAAATATTATCTTTGCCGAACCTATGATAGCTATCGTTGGTTACTTGAAAGATTAAAAAGAAAATACTACACATGGCCTTTCCAAAATATTTGGAGTGACTGTGGTAGTAACACAATGATTAGAGTAGATGATGAAACTCGTAGGGCGAGCTACGGAAATTATTTACTGTATTTAACATCAGGACTAATCAACGAAAATCCAAAAACTTACATCGAGGTGACTGATTTAATGAATGATGAAAGTATTACGAAACCAACATATTACGCTGGTGACGATGGAAAGGATTTATTTGATCGTTTTGAAAGTGGATTAATGACACGTCAAGAAACCATTGGTTTTTATAAAGGCAACATTACTAAATACGTAACGAGATATGCTGAAAAGAATGGTATTGAAGATTTGAAAAAAGCACAGGTTTATCTTGGCAGATTAATTGAATTCGAGAAACTAGCCGAAAACGACGATCGTATTGGAGCTTTTTAA